From Variovorax sp. PMC12, the proteins below share one genomic window:
- a CDS encoding ketopantoate reductase family protein, translated as MKVAVMGAGAVGCYYGAMLARAGHEVVLIGRPAHVEAVNANGLRLETRAFDEQVRMAASTEPGAVQGADLVLFCVKSTDSESAAAQIGPHLAPGALVLTLQNGVDNDERVRAVLPASNEVAAAVVYVATGMAGPGHVKHNGRGELVIAPSRRSEEVARHLAAAGVPTQISGNVRGSLWAKLILNCAYNALSAITQLPYGVLVQGTGVSDVIRDVVAECLAVAKAEGVEVPGDTDAALRGIAQTMPAQYSSTAQDLARGKLSEIDHLNGLVVRRGEALGVPTPANRVLFVLVKLLEGKPQQAAQA; from the coding sequence ATGAAAGTCGCAGTCATGGGCGCCGGCGCGGTCGGTTGCTACTACGGCGCCATGCTGGCGCGCGCGGGCCACGAGGTGGTGCTGATCGGCCGGCCCGCGCATGTGGAGGCCGTCAACGCCAACGGGCTGCGGCTGGAGACCCGGGCCTTCGACGAGCAGGTGCGAATGGCCGCGAGCACCGAACCCGGCGCGGTGCAGGGTGCCGACCTGGTGCTGTTCTGCGTCAAATCCACCGACAGCGAATCGGCCGCCGCGCAGATCGGGCCGCACCTGGCGCCGGGCGCGCTTGTGCTCACGCTGCAGAACGGCGTGGACAACGACGAGCGCGTGCGCGCGGTGCTGCCGGCGTCGAACGAAGTGGCCGCCGCCGTCGTCTACGTGGCCACCGGCATGGCCGGCCCCGGCCACGTGAAGCACAACGGCCGCGGCGAGCTGGTGATCGCGCCGTCGCGCCGCAGCGAAGAAGTCGCGCGGCATCTGGCGGCGGCCGGCGTGCCCACGCAGATCTCGGGCAACGTGCGCGGCTCGCTCTGGGCCAAGCTGATCCTCAACTGCGCCTACAACGCGCTCTCGGCCATCACGCAGCTGCCCTACGGCGTGCTCGTGCAAGGCACGGGCGTGAGCGACGTGATCCGCGACGTGGTGGCCGAGTGCCTCGCGGTGGCGAAGGCCGAAGGCGTCGAAGTGCCGGGCGACACCGACGCCGCCCTGCGCGGCATCGCGCAGACCATGCCCGCGCAGTATTCGTCGACCGCTCAGGACCTGGCGCGCGGCAAGCTCAGCGAGATCGACCACCTCAACGGGCTGGTCGTGCGGCGCGGCGAGGCGCTGGGCGTGCCCACGCCGGCCAACCGGGTGCTGTTCGTGCTGGTGAAGCTGCTGGAGGGCAAGCCGCAGCAGGCGGCACAGGCCTGA
- the gorA gene encoding glutathione-disulfide reductase, translated as MPTFDFDLFVIGGGSGGVRAARMAAQTGARVGLAEAADLGGTCVNVGCIPKKLYSYAAGYAESFEEAAGYGWKLPQAPQFDWAHLKSQRAKEIGRLNGIYGSLLKNAGVTLVTGWAQLVDAHTVEIDGKRHTARHLLVATGGTPFVPDIPGREHIVTSDAMFDLDPFPRRLLVVGGGYIACEFASIFNGLGAKVTQLHRRAHLLTGFDDDVRQFLASEMGKAGVDLRLNCEAVSVARGAGGLTVTLARGQQIEADTVLFATGRVPNTQGLGLEAAGVKLDEKGAIAVDAHYRSSVPSIYAVGDVSTRVQLTPVALAEAMVVVDELFGKGKRRLDYEFIPTAVFTHPNIGTCGYGEIEARAKFGEVTVFSSEFKSLRHTLSGRNERTFMKLVVDKATDRVVGLHMVGADAGEVVQGFAVAMRAGATKALFDSTIGIHPTAAEEFVTMREPMPG; from the coding sequence ATGCCCACATTCGACTTCGATCTCTTCGTCATCGGCGGCGGCAGCGGCGGCGTGCGCGCCGCGCGCATGGCGGCGCAAACCGGCGCGCGCGTCGGGCTGGCCGAGGCCGCCGATCTCGGCGGCACCTGCGTCAACGTGGGCTGCATACCCAAGAAGCTCTACAGCTACGCGGCCGGCTACGCCGAATCCTTCGAGGAGGCCGCGGGCTACGGCTGGAAGCTGCCGCAGGCCCCGCAGTTCGACTGGGCGCATCTCAAGTCGCAGCGCGCGAAAGAGATCGGCCGGCTCAACGGCATCTACGGCTCGCTGCTGAAGAACGCCGGCGTGACGCTCGTCACCGGCTGGGCCCAGCTGGTCGATGCCCACACGGTCGAGATCGACGGCAAGCGCCACACGGCGCGCCACCTGCTGGTAGCCACCGGCGGCACGCCCTTCGTGCCCGACATTCCGGGCCGCGAGCACATCGTGACCTCCGACGCGATGTTCGACCTCGACCCGTTCCCCAGGCGCCTGCTGGTGGTGGGCGGCGGCTACATCGCCTGCGAGTTCGCCTCCATCTTCAACGGCCTGGGCGCCAAGGTGACGCAGCTGCATCGCCGCGCGCACCTGCTCACCGGCTTCGACGACGACGTGCGGCAGTTCCTCGCCAGCGAGATGGGCAAGGCGGGTGTCGACCTGCGGCTCAACTGCGAGGCCGTTTCCGTCGCGCGCGGCGCAGGCGGCCTCACCGTCACGCTGGCACGCGGCCAGCAGATCGAGGCCGACACGGTGCTCTTCGCGACCGGGCGCGTGCCCAACACGCAGGGCCTGGGCCTGGAGGCCGCGGGCGTGAAGCTCGACGAGAAAGGCGCGATCGCGGTCGATGCGCACTACCGCAGCTCGGTGCCGTCGATCTACGCGGTGGGCGACGTCTCCACGCGCGTGCAGCTCACGCCGGTGGCGCTGGCCGAGGCGATGGTGGTGGTCGACGAGCTCTTCGGCAAGGGCAAGCGCCGGCTCGACTACGAGTTCATTCCCACCGCCGTGTTCACGCACCCGAACATCGGCACCTGCGGCTACGGCGAGATCGAAGCGCGCGCGAAGTTCGGCGAAGTGACCGTGTTCTCGAGCGAGTTCAAGTCGCTGCGCCACACGCTGTCGGGCCGCAACGAGCGCACCTTCATGAAGCTGGTGGTCGACAAGGCCACCGACCGCGTGGTGGGCCTGCACATGGTGGGCGCGGATGCCGGGGAAGTGGTGCAGGGCTTTGCCGTGGCGATGCGCGCGGGCGCGACGAAGGCGCTGTTCGACAGCACCATCGGCATCCACCCCACGGCCGCCGAAGAGTTCGTGACCATGCGCGAGCCGATGCCCGGCTGA
- a CDS encoding PEP/pyruvate-binding domain-containing protein, giving the protein MCFHKRWPALLALCIAATAAVPAAAQLARKPSYYQQQNQQGPVQPQGARPAVPSSLPALRSQGDFDQLARVYDAGTPMQLAHVLFVVDLKAKPAPRMYYIDTPRYQLHVRFLRGTRLAPDTAKREIDRNYLVPDRRFLFGTLSWQQNIGAFSYEFWEGDRLTAPLLRQADAQVKASFFAPVKFKTNSTLHERIAMETGIDYVSQEALIREQPYLPMNVGTATGRVRVVEDESGINALLPDDIAVLRQVPLSLPPVAGVLTERPSTALSHVNLLAKGWGIPNAYVRDAATVLKEHAGQWVALKVAASGYQVRRLTADEIAALPPRAVRTASAGATPGGAKAINPDLRETRLLPLASLRARNSAQCGTKAANLGAMQAARIPGTSVPDGFCVPFAHYDRFMRANGLGERIARMQQQPGFASDPKVRQKALAQLRDEIVQWPVDAATAASWRAAWQSQLGGGGVFVRSSSNSEDLPGFSGAGLYTTVPNVKTGDALEAAVKKVWASVFNPEAWEARGAAGFGAESVLMGVFVQTAIDSTNAGVLITRDPFDAGHAHVTYISAKRGIGIRVVEGQRVAEQVMYSSWSKAIQVLSRSAEDTALQLDKDGGVKEVPLQAGRNVLTDELVVRLANVGAAVKRTFNAVDQDIEWATVGDRIVLLQARPYVERRR; this is encoded by the coding sequence ATGTGCTTCCACAAGAGATGGCCGGCGCTGCTGGCGCTGTGCATCGCCGCCACCGCGGCGGTGCCGGCCGCCGCCCAGCTCGCGCGCAAGCCTTCTTACTATCAGCAACAGAACCAGCAGGGCCCGGTCCAGCCGCAGGGGGCGCGTCCGGCGGTGCCGTCGTCGCTGCCGGCGCTGCGCAGCCAGGGCGACTTCGACCAGCTCGCGCGCGTCTACGACGCCGGCACGCCGATGCAGCTGGCTCACGTGCTGTTCGTCGTCGACCTGAAGGCGAAGCCGGCGCCGCGCATGTACTACATCGACACGCCGCGCTACCAGCTGCACGTGCGGTTCCTGCGCGGCACGCGGCTGGCGCCCGACACCGCCAAGCGCGAGATCGATCGCAACTACCTCGTGCCCGACCGCCGCTTCCTGTTCGGCACGCTGAGCTGGCAGCAGAACATCGGCGCCTTCAGCTACGAATTCTGGGAAGGCGACCGGCTCACCGCGCCGCTGCTGCGGCAGGCCGATGCGCAGGTGAAGGCCAGCTTCTTCGCGCCCGTGAAGTTCAAGACCAACTCCACGCTGCACGAGCGAATTGCCATGGAAACCGGCATCGACTATGTGAGCCAGGAGGCGCTGATCCGCGAGCAGCCCTATCTGCCGATGAACGTCGGCACCGCCACCGGCCGCGTGCGCGTGGTGGAAGACGAGTCGGGCATCAACGCACTGCTGCCCGACGACATCGCGGTGCTGCGGCAGGTGCCCCTGAGCCTGCCGCCGGTGGCGGGCGTGCTGACCGAGCGGCCGTCCACGGCGCTGTCGCACGTCAACCTGCTGGCCAAGGGCTGGGGCATTCCGAACGCCTATGTGCGCGACGCGGCGACGGTGCTGAAGGAGCACGCGGGCCAGTGGGTGGCGCTGAAGGTCGCGGCCTCGGGCTACCAAGTGCGCCGCCTCACGGCCGATGAGATCGCGGCGCTGCCGCCGCGCGCGGTGCGCACCGCGTCCGCCGGCGCCACGCCCGGCGGTGCGAAGGCCATCAACCCCGACCTGCGCGAGACCCGCCTGCTGCCGCTGGCCTCGCTGCGCGCCCGCAACAGCGCGCAGTGCGGCACCAAGGCCGCCAACCTCGGCGCCATGCAGGCCGCACGCATTCCGGGCACGTCGGTGCCCGACGGCTTCTGCGTGCCCTTTGCCCACTACGACCGCTTCATGCGTGCCAACGGCCTGGGCGAGCGCATCGCGCGCATGCAGCAGCAACCCGGCTTCGCGAGCGACCCCAAGGTCCGCCAGAAGGCGCTGGCGCAGCTGCGCGACGAGATCGTTCAATGGCCGGTCGATGCGGCCACTGCCGCTTCATGGCGCGCGGCATGGCAGTCGCAATTGGGCGGGGGGGGCGTGTTCGTGCGCAGCTCGTCCAACTCCGAAGACCTGCCCGGCTTCAGCGGCGCGGGGCTCTACACCACCGTGCCCAACGTCAAGACCGGCGACGCGCTCGAGGCCGCGGTCAAGAAGGTCTGGGCTTCGGTCTTCAACCCCGAGGCATGGGAGGCGCGCGGCGCCGCGGGCTTCGGCGCCGAGTCGGTGCTGATGGGCGTGTTCGTGCAGACCGCCATCGACTCCACCAACGCCGGCGTGCTGATCACCCGCGACCCCTTCGACGCGGGGCATGCGCATGTCACCTACATTTCGGCCAAGCGCGGCATCGGCATCCGCGTGGTCGAGGGGCAGCGGGTGGCGGAGCAGGTGATGTATTCGAGCTGGTCCAAGGCCATCCAGGTGCTGAGCCGCTCGGCCGAAGACACGGCGTTGCAGCTCGACAAGGACGGCGGCGTGAAGGAAGTGCCGCTGCAGGCCGGGCGCAACGTGCTGACCGACGAACTGGTGGTGCGCCTGGCCAATGTGGGCGCGGCGGTGAAGCGCACCTTCAACGCGGTCGACCAGGACATCGAATGGGCGACGGTGGGCGACAGGATCGTGCTGCTGCAGGCGCGGCCTTATGTGGAGCGGCGGCGCTGA
- a CDS encoding DUF2645 family protein produces the protein MKRIGLAVVSAYALFCIALMLLMPMNKYEWMLDEPSAKSDGLTFCGLPIDNDISTRFFSAAFLIPLFVFAAIQSIRERKIHYSLWIAIALLAVWGWRFFIYYPLC, from the coding sequence ATGAAAAGAATAGGCCTGGCAGTTGTATCGGCGTATGCATTATTTTGCATTGCCCTGATGCTTCTCATGCCCATGAACAAGTATGAATGGATGTTGGACGAGCCGAGTGCAAAATCCGACGGGCTGACTTTTTGTGGATTGCCTATTGACAATGACATCAGCACCAGATTTTTCTCTGCCGCCTTTTTAATTCCACTCTTTGTCTTTGCAGCAATCCAGTCAATCAGAGAAAGAAAAATACATTACTCCCTTTGGATTGCCATTGCCTTGCTCGCGGTTTGGGGGTGGCGTTTTTTTATCTATTACCCGTTGTGCTGA
- a CDS encoding TRAP transporter large permease, with product MIRRELWFGLSFMALIVIGAGTVLANAPTITNGHLGLLMLSLVVVAIMLGFPTAFTLMGMGMIFTWLAYDRDWHRTLDLMVQSAFKTMANDVLIAVPLFVFMGYLVERANLIESLFKSLHLALARLPGALAVATLVTCTIFATATGIVGAVVTLMGLLALPAMLRAGYSVPLAAGAITAGGCLGILIPPSVLLIVYGATAGVSVVQLYAGAFFPGLMLASLYVLYVIIIAWIKPQWAPPLSQAERVVPLPPLSQRLAESPAAHALVGLVKGRRNAGVPLSHVLKQLGIVAMPGVIFLLLAAFSYKAVTTVEAQARYDIEEIGAVRSAPAAGGLQEPPSEGGLQEPPREEGLQEPPGGEQAPEPAAASAPLAEPAEAARGAAESAAEAATERPAPTWWWVTFAIFGAIVTLFYLFLSFARLEIFKMLLASFFPLVLLILSVLGSIVLGLATPTEAAAMGALGGMLLAAAYRRLNLTVLKESVFLTAKTSAMVCWLFVGSAIFSAAFALLGGQALVEEWVLGMNLTKVEFLILSQVIIFLLGWPLEWTEIIVIFMPIFIPLLDNFGVDPLFFGLLVALNLQTAFLSPPVAMAAFYLKGVSPPHVTLNQIFLGMLPFMGIQVLAIVLLYTWPQIGLWLPQLLYK from the coding sequence ATGATCCGCCGCGAACTCTGGTTCGGCCTGTCGTTCATGGCGCTGATCGTGATCGGCGCCGGCACCGTGCTGGCCAATGCGCCCACCATCACCAACGGCCACCTCGGGCTGCTGATGCTGTCGCTGGTGGTCGTGGCCATCATGCTGGGCTTTCCCACGGCGTTCACGCTGATGGGCATGGGCATGATCTTCACCTGGCTCGCCTACGACCGCGACTGGCACCGAACGCTCGACCTGATGGTGCAGTCGGCCTTCAAGACCATGGCCAACGACGTGCTCATCGCGGTGCCGCTGTTCGTGTTCATGGGCTACCTGGTGGAGCGCGCGAACCTCATCGAATCGCTGTTCAAGAGCCTGCACCTGGCGCTCGCGCGGCTGCCGGGCGCGCTCGCGGTGGCGACGCTGGTCACCTGCACCATATTCGCGACGGCCACCGGCATCGTGGGCGCGGTGGTCACGCTGATGGGCCTGCTGGCGCTGCCGGCCATGCTGCGCGCGGGCTACAGCGTGCCGCTGGCCGCGGGCGCGATCACGGCGGGCGGCTGCCTGGGCATCCTGATTCCGCCGTCGGTGCTGCTGATCGTTTACGGCGCGACGGCCGGGGTCTCGGTGGTGCAGCTGTATGCGGGCGCATTCTTTCCGGGGCTGATGCTGGCTTCGCTCTATGTGCTGTACGTGATCATCATCGCGTGGATCAAGCCGCAGTGGGCGCCGCCGCTGTCGCAGGCCGAGCGCGTGGTGCCGCTGCCGCCGCTGTCGCAGCGGCTGGCCGAAAGCCCCGCCGCGCATGCGCTGGTGGGCTTGGTCAAGGGGCGGCGCAACGCCGGCGTGCCGCTCTCGCATGTACTGAAGCAGCTCGGCATCGTCGCGATGCCCGGCGTGATCTTCCTGCTGCTGGCGGCCTTCAGCTACAAGGCCGTGACCACAGTGGAGGCGCAGGCGCGCTACGACATCGAGGAGATCGGCGCCGTGCGCAGCGCACCCGCCGCGGGCGGCTTGCAGGAACCGCCGTCCGAGGGCGGGCTGCAGGAGCCGCCGCGCGAAGAAGGCCTGCAGGAGCCCCCCGGCGGTGAACAGGCGCCGGAGCCCGCCGCGGCCTCCGCGCCGCTGGCCGAGCCGGCAGAAGCAGCACGAGGCGCCGCCGAAAGTGCCGCCGAAGCCGCCACCGAGCGCCCCGCGCCCACCTGGTGGTGGGTCACCTTCGCGATCTTCGGCGCCATCGTCACGCTGTTCTACCTGTTCCTGAGCTTCGCGCGGCTCGAGATCTTCAAGATGCTGCTGGCGTCGTTCTTCCCGCTGGTGCTGCTGATCCTTTCGGTGCTGGGCTCCATCGTGCTGGGCCTTGCCACGCCGACCGAGGCGGCCGCCATGGGCGCGCTCGGCGGCATGCTGCTGGCCGCGGCCTACCGGCGGCTGAACCTCACGGTGCTGAAGGAGTCGGTGTTCCTCACGGCCAAGACATCGGCCATGGTGTGCTGGCTCTTCGTGGGCTCGGCCATCTTCTCGGCCGCATTCGCGCTGCTGGGCGGGCAGGCGCTGGTGGAAGAGTGGGTGCTGGGCATGAACCTCACGAAGGTGGAGTTCCTGATCCTGAGCCAGGTCATCATCTTCCTGCTGGGCTGGCCGCTAGAGTGGACCGAGATCATCGTGATCTTCATGCCCATCTTCATCCCGCTGCTCGACAACTTCGGCGTCGACCCGCTGTTCTTCGGGCTGCTGGTGGCGCTGAACCTGCAGACGGCCTTCCTGTCGCCTCCAGTGGCCATGGCGGCCTTCTACCTGAAGGGCGTGAGCCCGCCGCACGTGACGCTCAACCAGATCTTCCTGGGCATGTTGCCCTTCATGGGCATCCAGGTGCTGGCGATCGTGCTGCTGTACACATGGCCGCAGATCGGGTTGTGGCTGCCGCAGCTGCTCTACAAGTAG
- a CDS encoding TRAP transporter small permease subunit, whose amino-acid sequence MQSFLLAVDRFSTWIGKTFAWCALLLTLLISWEVFSRYALNKPHAWVLDAQIMLYGAMFMTAGAYTLSKNGHVRGDVLYGFFRPRTQATVDLALYIVFFLPGIVALTWAGWIYAGESLAIREQTFSAEPLPLYPFKYIIPLAGFTLLLQGIVEIIRCVQCIRQGAWPSREQDVEEVDVEKLKEMVHVKDEDIAALDRVVVGQTATGGAR is encoded by the coding sequence ATGCAATCTTTCCTGCTGGCGGTCGACCGGTTCTCCACATGGATCGGCAAGACCTTCGCCTGGTGCGCGCTGCTGCTCACGCTGCTCATCAGCTGGGAGGTGTTCTCGCGCTATGCGCTCAACAAGCCGCACGCCTGGGTGCTGGACGCGCAGATCATGCTGTACGGCGCGATGTTCATGACCGCCGGCGCCTACACGCTCTCGAAGAACGGCCACGTGCGCGGCGACGTGCTCTACGGCTTCTTTCGTCCGCGCACGCAGGCGACGGTCGACTTGGCGCTGTACATCGTGTTCTTCCTGCCGGGCATCGTCGCGCTCACCTGGGCCGGCTGGATCTACGCGGGCGAGTCGCTCGCCATCCGCGAGCAGACCTTCTCGGCCGAGCCGCTGCCGCTGTACCCCTTCAAGTACATCATCCCGCTCGCGGGCTTCACGCTGCTGCTGCAGGGCATCGTCGAGATCATCCGCTGCGTGCAGTGCATCCGGCAGGGCGCATGGCCTTCGCGCGAGCAGGACGTGGAAGAGGTCGACGTCGAGAAGCTCAAGGAAATGGTGCACGTGAAAGACGAGGACATCGCCGCGCTCGACCGCGTGGTGGTGGGGCAGACAGCCACCGGGGGCGCGCGATGA
- a CDS encoding TRAP transporter substrate-binding protein has translation MTDSKLPRRRGLLKGAAVAAGAMSVPMVSMAQTASLRFQSTWPAKDIFHEYAQDYAKKVNDMAGNRLKIEVLPAGSVVPAFQLLDAVAKGTLDGGHGVVAYWYGKNSALALWGSGPGYGMDANMILAWHTYGGGKALMDEIYKGLNLDVASYLYGPMPTQPLGWFKKPVAKAEDMKGLKFRTVGLAVDVFTDMGAAVNPLPGGEIVPALDRGLIDAAEFNNASSDRVLGFPDVAKNCMLQSFHQSGEQFEVLFNGSKLKSLPPELKSIIEYATQAASADMSWKAIDRNSKDYEELKKSGIKFYKTPDAVLRAQLASWDKTIAKKSAENPMFKKVLDSQRAFAERAGQWQNDYSVDFKMAYNHYFGRQARKA, from the coding sequence ATGACAGACAGCAAACTGCCCCGCCGCCGCGGGCTGCTCAAGGGCGCCGCCGTGGCCGCCGGTGCCATGTCCGTGCCGATGGTCAGCATGGCCCAGACCGCATCCTTGCGCTTCCAGAGCACCTGGCCCGCGAAAGACATCTTCCACGAGTACGCGCAGGACTACGCCAAGAAGGTCAATGACATGGCGGGCAACCGCCTGAAGATCGAGGTGCTGCCGGCCGGCTCGGTGGTGCCCGCATTCCAGCTGCTCGACGCGGTGGCCAAGGGCACGCTCGACGGCGGCCACGGCGTGGTCGCGTACTGGTACGGCAAGAACTCCGCGCTCGCGCTGTGGGGCTCGGGCCCCGGCTACGGCATGGACGCCAACATGATCCTGGCCTGGCACACCTACGGTGGCGGCAAGGCGCTGATGGACGAGATCTACAAGGGCCTGAACCTCGACGTGGCCTCCTACCTCTACGGCCCCATGCCCACGCAGCCGCTGGGCTGGTTCAAGAAACCGGTGGCCAAGGCCGAGGACATGAAGGGCCTGAAGTTCCGCACCGTGGGCCTGGCCGTGGACGTGTTCACCGACATGGGCGCCGCCGTGAACCCGCTGCCCGGCGGCGAGATCGTGCCCGCGCTGGACCGCGGCCTGATCGACGCGGCCGAGTTCAACAACGCATCGAGCGACCGCGTGCTGGGCTTTCCCGACGTGGCGAAGAACTGCATGCTGCAGAGCTTCCACCAGAGCGGCGAACAGTTCGAGGTGCTGTTCAACGGCAGCAAGCTGAAGTCGCTGCCGCCCGAGCTCAAGTCCATCATCGAATACGCCACGCAGGCGGCCAGCGCCGACATGAGCTGGAAGGCCATCGACCGCAACTCGAAGGACTACGAAGAGCTGAAGAAGTCCGGCATCAAGTTCTACAAGACGCCCGACGCGGTGCTGCGCGCGCAGCTCGCCTCATGGGACAAGACCATCGCGAAGAAGTCGGCCGAGAACCCGATGTTCAAGAAGGTGCTCGACTCGCAGCGTGCCTTTGCCGAACGCGCCGGCCAGTGGCAGAACGACTACTCGGTCGATTTCAAGATGGCCTACAACCACTATTTCGGACGACAGGCCAGGAAGGCCTGA
- a CDS encoding rhodanese-like domain-containing protein produces the protein MTDPVENKGYAGDVTPEQAAQWMAGGQAVMVDVRTDAEREWVGYVPGAVPLAWKQWPGMAMNPAFDDGVRAAAEGGRKLVMLCRSGVRSIAAAKRATELGVEAYNILEGFEGNPDENGHRGLTGGWRKRGLPWKQN, from the coding sequence ATGACTGATCCCGTCGAGAACAAGGGCTACGCCGGCGACGTGACGCCCGAGCAGGCCGCGCAATGGATGGCCGGCGGCCAGGCCGTGATGGTCGACGTGCGCACCGACGCCGAGCGCGAGTGGGTCGGCTACGTGCCCGGCGCCGTGCCGCTGGCCTGGAAGCAATGGCCGGGCATGGCGATGAACCCGGCCTTCGACGACGGCGTGCGCGCGGCGGCCGAGGGCGGCAGGAAACTGGTGATGCTGTGCCGCAGCGGCGTGCGCTCCATCGCTGCCGCGAAGCGCGCGACCGAACTGGGCGTGGAGGCATACAACATCCTCGAAGGTTTCGAGGGCAATCCGGACGAGAACGGCCACCGTGGCCTGACCGGCGGCTGGCGCAAGCGCGGGCTGCCCTGGAAGCAGAACTAG
- a CDS encoding FGGY-family carbohydrate kinase — protein MKHALLGIDVGTYSSKATLTTFDGRILNTATIPHDISLPHPGHVEQDADKVWWHDVGALCRKVMEGTGLSGQDVAALAVSAIGPCVVPLDARMRPLRPAILYGVDVRAQAEIAEIEAEFGAAAIREFSLMDLTSQAIGPKIRWLRKHEPDVWAATAHLATASSYLGWRLTGQHRIDRHTASHYMPLYNPRTGMWDERFNRAFVPLHALPRPAWSDEIAGEITAQAAQATGLSAGTPVAVGAVDALSEAISVGAVAPGDLMVMYGSTTFFVLVQDSPTPDPRVWTVAGAYEGQFNLAAGMSTTGSLTRWFKDELARDLAEPGGYAALFDGAANVAPGAGGLLVLPYFSGERTPINDTRASGVIAGLSLSHSREQLFRAVLEGVGFGVRHNLEAFADIGAKVDRVVAVGGGAQGNTWLQIVSDIAQVEQEVPAVTVGASFGNAFLAGCAAGLVQRGDIGRWVRPGRRIVPDPSRRALYDDMYAQYRKLYDGTRDVMHALKSIAAGQADSRPQ, from the coding sequence ATGAAGCACGCATTGCTCGGCATCGACGTCGGAACCTACAGCAGCAAGGCCACCCTGACGACGTTCGACGGACGCATCCTCAACACCGCCACGATCCCCCACGACATCAGCCTGCCGCACCCCGGGCACGTGGAGCAGGACGCCGACAAGGTCTGGTGGCACGACGTCGGCGCGCTGTGCAGGAAGGTGATGGAAGGCACCGGCCTGAGCGGGCAGGACGTCGCCGCGCTGGCCGTGAGTGCGATCGGCCCCTGCGTGGTGCCGCTGGATGCCCGGATGCGCCCGCTGCGCCCCGCCATCCTGTACGGCGTGGACGTGCGCGCGCAGGCGGAGATCGCCGAGATCGAGGCGGAGTTCGGCGCCGCGGCCATTCGCGAGTTCTCGCTGATGGACCTCACCAGCCAGGCCATCGGGCCGAAGATCCGCTGGCTTCGCAAGCATGAGCCCGATGTCTGGGCGGCAACCGCGCATCTGGCCACGGCCAGCTCCTACCTGGGCTGGCGCCTCACGGGGCAGCATCGCATCGACCGGCACACGGCCAGTCACTACATGCCCCTCTACAACCCCCGCACGGGCATGTGGGACGAGCGCTTCAATCGCGCCTTCGTGCCGTTGCATGCGCTGCCCCGGCCCGCCTGGTCCGACGAGATCGCCGGCGAGATCACCGCGCAGGCCGCGCAAGCCACCGGCCTTTCCGCGGGAACTCCGGTGGCCGTGGGCGCGGTCGACGCATTGAGCGAGGCGATCAGCGTGGGTGCGGTCGCCCCCGGCGACCTGATGGTGATGTATGGAAGCACCACCTTCTTCGTGCTGGTGCAGGACAGCCCGACGCCCGATCCGCGGGTCTGGACTGTGGCGGGCGCCTACGAAGGGCAATTCAACCTGGCCGCCGGCATGAGCACCACGGGCAGCCTGACGCGCTGGTTCAAGGACGAGCTTGCGCGCGACCTCGCCGAGCCCGGTGGCTACGCCGCGCTTTTCGACGGCGCCGCCAATGTGGCGCCGGGCGCTGGCGGATTGCTGGTGCTGCCGTATTTCAGCGGCGAGCGCACGCCCATCAACGACACGCGGGCCAGCGGCGTGATCGCGGGGCTGAGCCTGTCGCATTCCAGGGAGCAGCTTTTCAGGGCCGTGCTGGAAGGGGTGGGCTTCGGTGTGCGCCACAACCTCGAAGCCTTCGCCGACATCGGCGCGAAGGTCGATCGCGTGGTGGCCGTCGGCGGCGGCGCACAAGGCAACACCTGGCTGCAGATCGTCTCCGACATCGCGCAGGTGGAGCAGGAAGTGCCGGCCGTGACCGTCGGCGCGAGCTTCGGCAATGCCTTCCTGGCGGGCTGCGCGGCGGGCCTCGTGCAGCGCGGCGACATCGGCCGGTGGGTCCGGCCCGGGCGTCGCATCGTGCCGGACCCTTCGCGGCGCGCGCTCTACGACGACATGTACGCCCAGTACCGCAAGCTCTACGACGGCACCCGCGACGTGATGCATGCATTGAAATCCATCGCGGCGGGCCAGGCGGATTCGAGGCCGCAATAG